From one Suricata suricatta isolate VVHF042 chromosome 8, meerkat_22Aug2017_6uvM2_HiC, whole genome shotgun sequence genomic stretch:
- the DIPK1A gene encoding divergent protein kinase domain 1A isoform X2 encodes MKYLFFSWLVVFVGSWIIYVQYSTYTELCRGKDCKKIICDKYKTGVIDGPACNSLCVTETLYFGKCLSTKPSNQMYLGIWGNLPGVVKCQMEQALHLDFGTELEPRKEIVLFDKPTRGTTVQKFKEMVYSLFKAKLGDQGNLSELVNLILTVADGDKDGQVSLGEAKSTWALLQLNEFLLMVILQDKEHTPKLMGFCGDLYVMESVEYTSLYGISLPWIIELFIPSGFRRSMDQLFTPSWPRKAKIAIGLLEFVEDVFHGPYGNFLMCDISAKNLGYNDKYDLKMVDMRKIVPETNLKELIKDRHCESDLDCVYGTDCRTTCDQSTMKCTSEVIQPNLAKACQLLKDYLLRGAPTEIREELEKQLYSCIALKVTANQMEMEHSLILNNLKTLLWKKISYTNDS; translated from the exons TGTGACAAGTACAAGACTGGAGTCATTGATGGGCCCGCATGTAACAGCCTTTGTGTTACAGAGACGCTTTACTTTGGGAAATGCTTATCCACCAAGCCCAGCAATCAG ATGTACTTAGGGATTTGGGGCAATCTACCAGGTGTGGTGAAATGTCAAATGGAACAAGCACTTCATCTTGATTTTGGGACTGAATTGGAACCAAGGAAAGAAATCGTGCTATTTGATAAGCCAACTAGGGGAACAACTGtacagaaattcaaagaaatggTCTACAGTCTCTTTAAA GCAAAGTTGGGTGACCAAGGAAACCTCTCTGAACTGGTTAATCTCATCCTGACGGTGGCTGATGGCGACAAAGATGGCCAGGTTTCCTTGGGAGAAGCAAAGTCAACATGGGCACTTCTTCAACTAAATGAATTTCTTCTTATGGTGATACTTCAAGATAAGGAACATACTCCCAAATTAATGGGATTCTGCGGTGACCTCTACGTGATGGAAAGTGTTGAATATACCTCTCTTTATGGAATAAGCCTCCCATGGATCATTGAACTTTTTATTCCATCTGGGTTCAGAAGAAGCATGGATCAATTGTTCACACCATCATGGCCTAGAAAGGCTAAAATAGCCATAGGACTTCTAGAATTTGTGGAAGATGTTTTCCACGGCCCGTATGGAAACTTCCTCATGTGTGATATTAGTGCCAAAAACCTAGGATATAATGATAAGTATGATTTGAAAATGGTGGACATGAGAAAAATTGTGCCAGAGACAAACCTGAAAGAACTTATTAAGGATCGCCACTGTGAGTCTGACTTGGACTGTGTTTACGGCACGGATTGTCGAACTACCTGTGATCAGAGTACAATGAAGTGTACTTCAGAAGTGATACAACCAAACTTGGCAAAAGCCTGTCAGTTACTCAAAGACTACCTACTGCGTGGTGCTCCAACTGAAATTCGTGAAGAATTGGAAAAGCAACTTTACTCTTGTATTGCTCTCAAAGTCACAGCAAATCAAATGGAAATGGAACATTCTTTGATACTAAATAACCTAAAAACATTACTGTGGAAGAAAATTTCCTATACAAATGACTCTTAG
- the RPL5 gene encoding 60S ribosomal protein L5, translating into MEGKGMKLSGIREDDGVLHTAPAHRLRPFPPAERSWACWSVASRGRRSLFRRMGFVKVVKNKAYFKRYQVKFRRRREGKTDYYARKRLVIQDKNKYNTPKYRMIVRVTNRDIICQIAYARIEGDMIVCAAYAHELPKYGVKVGLTNYAAAYCTGLLLARRLLNRFGMDKIYEGQVEVTGDEYNVESIDGQPGAFTCYLDAGLARTTTGNKVFGALKGAVDGGLSIPHSTKRFPGYDSESKEFNAEVHRKHIMGQNVADYMRYLMEEDEDAYKKQFSQYIKNNVTPDMMEEMYKKAHAAIRENPVYEKKPKKEVKKKRWNRPKMSLAQKKDRVAQKKASFLRAQERAAES; encoded by the exons ATGGAGGGAAAAGGAATGAAGCTGTCAGGGATCAGGGAAGATGATGGAG TGCTACATACTGCGCCTGCGCACAGGCTGCGGCCTTTTCCCCCCGCGGAGCGTTCCTGGGCCTGCTGGTCTGTGGCAAGCCGCGGACGCCGGTCTCTGTTCCGCAGGATG gggtTTGTTAAAGTTGTCAAGAATAAGGCTTACTTCAAGAGATATCAAGTGAAATTTCGAAGACGACGAG agGGTAAAACTGATTATTATGCCCGGAAACGCTTGGTGATTCaggataaaaataagtacaacacACCTAAGTACAGGATGATAGTTCGTGTAACCAACAGAGATATCATTTGTCAG ATTGCTTATGCTCGTATAGAAGGAGACATGATAGTTTGTGCAGCTTATGCTCATGAACTCCCAAAGTACGGTGTGAAGGTTGGCCTGACAAATTATGCTGCAGCCTATTGTACTGGCCTGCTGCTGGCCCGCAGG CTTCTCAATAGGTTTGGCATGGATAAGATATATGAAGGCCAAGTAGAAGTGACTGGAGATGAATACAATGTGGAAAGCATTGATGGTCAGCCTGGTGCCTTCACCTGCTATCTGGATGCAGGGCTTGCCAGAACTACTACTGGAAATAAAGTTTTTGGTGCCCTCAAGGGAGCTGTGGATGGAGGCTTGTCTATTCCGCACAG taCCAAACGGTTCCCTGGTTATGATTCGGAAAGCAAGGAGTTCAATGCAGAAGTACATCGGAAGCACATCATGGGTCAAAATGTTGCAGATTATATGCGTTACCTAATGGAAGAGGATGAAGATGCTTATAAGAAACAGTTCTCTCAATACATAAAGAACAACGTTACTCCAGACATG aTGGAGGAGATGTATAAGAAAGCTCATGCTGCTATACGAGAGAATCCAGTCTATGAGAAGAAGCctaagaaagaagttaaaaagaagag GTGGAACCGTCCTAAAATGTCTCTTGCCCAGAAGAAAGATCGGGTGGCTCAGAAGAAGGCAAGCTTCCTTAGAGCTCAGGAGCGGGCTGCTGAGAGCTAA